The Brachyhypopomus gauderio isolate BG-103 chromosome 2, BGAUD_0.2, whole genome shotgun sequence genome contains a region encoding:
- the rasef2 gene encoding ras and EF-hand domain-containing protein isoform X1, with the protein MSYSRLVKINENMDTPDLRRLFSACDGNRSGRIEYEDFTTVCRDLNVPVGEIRTLFNKFDVDGDGCINYSDFCSSFNEVSETLNLALLGQSGQSYGSAWDEFENTLDGDVAYYLGRLWDPLSELYQQIHASSDVLLLQQYEDLIKALVVESREHRLENDQLETSLRRTEEMASAQLVEMEEDLQQQLNSVEQRVRQEEQKKTDSTVATIQIKHRNELADLQATVDRLTEHQEEAELNSPRDEVIKYRNEVQELTQENEDLRCSLLKAQMKVSVLQVELDKLKNAFSDEKLQHERESNDLKKMVIEYQSYADHIEFLQEMNNKLYDSNDGLRSALAKDVHSSKRQHSPKSEIPRRKLKPLRQSTINHNSIVSEEDDVSVDPSKEKFSLVERWADKYLDSGVSLQTDTDRMSCTNYDSDDSHDSVETSVHQSYSYVHSEMEMSDLKSDMNMSTAHSKVSSLASSLRRRLSAFPIKQTGAEAVDFDEAVPMYRLVLAGDAGSGKSSFLLRLSLNEFRGDMQTTLGVDFQMKKMLVDGEKTNLQIWDTAGQERFRSIARSYFRKAHGVLLLYDVTSESSFINVREWMEQIQESTEKSMPLCVVGNKVDLRAERPQGTCVSSAHGEKLAMTYNALFCETSAKEGTNVVEAVLHLAREVKNRAKSRRPSESHIRLSLSSGKKALSTCCGV; encoded by the exons ATGTCGTACAGCAGACTAgtcaaaataaatgaaaatatggATACACCTGACCTTCGTAGACTGTTTTCCGCATGTGATGGAAACAGGTCCGGGAGAATTGAATACGAAGACTTCACTACTGTTTGCAGAGACCTTAACGTTCCTGTCGGTGAGATAAGAACTTTGTTCAACAAATTCGATGTGGACGGAGACGGATGCATTAATTACAGCGATTTCTGTTCAAGCTTCAACGAAGTATCTGAAACTCTGAATTTGGCTTTATTGGGCCAAAGTGGTCAGAGCTATGGAAGTGCTTGGGATGAGTTTGAAAACACTTTGGACGGAGATGTGGCCTACTATTTGGGAAG GTTATGGGATCCTCTGAGCGAGCTGTACCAACAGATCCATGCTTCATCAGACGTGTTGCTCCTGCAGCAGTATGAGGATCTGATCAAAGCCCTGGTGGTGGAGAGCAGAGAGCACCGGCTGGAGAACGATCAGCTGGAGACCAGCCTGAGACG GACGGAGGAGATGGCGAGCGCTCAgctggtggagatggaggaagacCTCCAGCAGCAGCTGAACAGTGTGGAGCAGAGAGTGCGTCAGGAG GAGCAGAAGAAGACAGACAGCACTGTTGCCACGATCCAGATCAAGCATAGAAACGAACTAGCAGACCTGCAGGCAACCGTGGACAGACTTACAGAG CATCAAGAAGAGGCTGAGCTGAACAGCCCCAGAGATGAAGTCATCAAGTACAGGAATGAGGTGCAGGAGCTGACTCAG GAGAATGAAGACCTCCGATGTTCTCTGCTGAAGGCACAAATGAAGGTCTCTGTCCTGCAGGTGGAATTGGACAAGCTGAAGAACGCCTTTTCAGATGAGAAGCTCCAACATGAGAG AGAAAGTAATGACCTTAAGAAGATGGTTATTGAGTACCAGTCCTATGCTGACCATATTGAATTCCTTCA AGAAATGAATAACAAATTATATGACAGCAATGATGGGTTACGGTCTGCTTTGGCTAAAGACGTACATTCTTCCAAGAGGCAG CATTCCCCGAAAAGTGAAATCCCCCGCAGGAAACTGAAGCCTCTTCGACAGAGTACAATAAATCACAACAG CATTGTCAGTGAGGAGGATGATGTATCTGTGGACCCCTCCAAAGAGAAGTTCTCCCTTGTGGAACGCTGGGCAGATAAATATCTGGACAGTGGTGTGTCCTTACAAACTGACACGGACCGGATGTCGTGCACGAATTATGACAGTGACGACAGCCACGACTCTGTGGAGACATCGGTGCATCAGAGCTACTCCTATGTTCATTCTGAAATGGAG ATGTCTGATCTGAAGTCTGACATGAACATGTCAACAGCTCACAGCAAAGTTAGCTCGTTAGCCTCCTCTCTGCGTCGACGACTGTCTGCTTTTCCCATAAAG CAGACAGGAGCTGAGGCGGTTGACTTTGACGAGGCTGTTCCGATGTACCGCTTGGTGCTGGCAGGAGATGCAGGATCTGGAAAATCAAGTTTCTTACTGCGTCTGAGTCTTAATGAGTTCAGAGGAGACATGCAGACCACGCTTG GGGTTGATTTTCAAATGAAGAAGATGCTTGTGGATGGAGAGAAGACGAACCTTCAGATCTGGGACACCGCAGGACAGGAAAG ATTCCGAAGCATTGCTCGATCTTACTTCCGCAAAGCCCATGGAGTGTTGTTGCTTTATGATGTCACATCGGAGAGCAGCTTCATAAATGTTCGAGAGTGGATGGAACAGATCCAG GAGTCCACAGAAAAGAGCATGCCCTTGTGTGTGGTTGGGAACAAGGTGGACCTGAGGGCTGAGAGACCTCAGGGCACCTGCGTGAGTTCGGCCCACGGAGAGAAACTGGCCATG ACGTACAATGCCTTGTTCTGTGAGACAAGTGCCAAGGAAGGTACCAATGTAGTGGAGGCAGTTTTGCATTTAGCACG AGAGGTAAAGAATCGTGCCAAGTCAAGACGGCCGTCCGAGTCCCACATCAGACTGAGTCTGAGCAGTGGAAAGAAGGCACTGAGTACCTGCTGTGGAGTGTAA
- the rasef2 gene encoding ras and EF-hand domain-containing protein isoform X2, giving the protein MSYSRLVKINENMDTPDLRRLFSACDGNRSGRIEYEDFTTVCRDLNVPVGEIRTLFNKFDVDGDGCINYSDFCSSFNEVSETLNLALLGQSGQSYGSAWDEFENTLDGDVAYYLGRLWDPLSELYQQIHASSDVLLLQQYEDLIKALVVESREHRLENDQLETSLRRTEEMASAQLVEMEEDLQQQLNSVEQRVRQEEQKKTDSTVATIQIKHRNELADLQATVDRLTEHQEEAELNSPRDEVIKYRNEVQELTQENEDLRCSLLKAQMKVSVLQVELDKLKNAFSDEKLQHERESNDLKKMVIEYQSYADHIEFLQEMNNKLYDSNDGLRSALAKDVHSSKRQHSPKSEIPRRKLKPLRQSTINHNSIVSEEDDVSVDPSKEKFSLVERWADKYLDSGVSLQTDTDRMSCTNYDSDDSHDSVETSVHQSYSYVHSEMEMSDLKSDMNMSTAHSKVSSLASSLRRRLSAFPIKTGAEAVDFDEAVPMYRLVLAGDAGSGKSSFLLRLSLNEFRGDMQTTLGVDFQMKKMLVDGEKTNLQIWDTAGQERFRSIARSYFRKAHGVLLLYDVTSESSFINVREWMEQIQESTEKSMPLCVVGNKVDLRAERPQGTCVSSAHGEKLAMTYNALFCETSAKEGTNVVEAVLHLAREVKNRAKSRRPSESHIRLSLSSGKKALSTCCGV; this is encoded by the exons ATGTCGTACAGCAGACTAgtcaaaataaatgaaaatatggATACACCTGACCTTCGTAGACTGTTTTCCGCATGTGATGGAAACAGGTCCGGGAGAATTGAATACGAAGACTTCACTACTGTTTGCAGAGACCTTAACGTTCCTGTCGGTGAGATAAGAACTTTGTTCAACAAATTCGATGTGGACGGAGACGGATGCATTAATTACAGCGATTTCTGTTCAAGCTTCAACGAAGTATCTGAAACTCTGAATTTGGCTTTATTGGGCCAAAGTGGTCAGAGCTATGGAAGTGCTTGGGATGAGTTTGAAAACACTTTGGACGGAGATGTGGCCTACTATTTGGGAAG GTTATGGGATCCTCTGAGCGAGCTGTACCAACAGATCCATGCTTCATCAGACGTGTTGCTCCTGCAGCAGTATGAGGATCTGATCAAAGCCCTGGTGGTGGAGAGCAGAGAGCACCGGCTGGAGAACGATCAGCTGGAGACCAGCCTGAGACG GACGGAGGAGATGGCGAGCGCTCAgctggtggagatggaggaagacCTCCAGCAGCAGCTGAACAGTGTGGAGCAGAGAGTGCGTCAGGAG GAGCAGAAGAAGACAGACAGCACTGTTGCCACGATCCAGATCAAGCATAGAAACGAACTAGCAGACCTGCAGGCAACCGTGGACAGACTTACAGAG CATCAAGAAGAGGCTGAGCTGAACAGCCCCAGAGATGAAGTCATCAAGTACAGGAATGAGGTGCAGGAGCTGACTCAG GAGAATGAAGACCTCCGATGTTCTCTGCTGAAGGCACAAATGAAGGTCTCTGTCCTGCAGGTGGAATTGGACAAGCTGAAGAACGCCTTTTCAGATGAGAAGCTCCAACATGAGAG AGAAAGTAATGACCTTAAGAAGATGGTTATTGAGTACCAGTCCTATGCTGACCATATTGAATTCCTTCA AGAAATGAATAACAAATTATATGACAGCAATGATGGGTTACGGTCTGCTTTGGCTAAAGACGTACATTCTTCCAAGAGGCAG CATTCCCCGAAAAGTGAAATCCCCCGCAGGAAACTGAAGCCTCTTCGACAGAGTACAATAAATCACAACAG CATTGTCAGTGAGGAGGATGATGTATCTGTGGACCCCTCCAAAGAGAAGTTCTCCCTTGTGGAACGCTGGGCAGATAAATATCTGGACAGTGGTGTGTCCTTACAAACTGACACGGACCGGATGTCGTGCACGAATTATGACAGTGACGACAGCCACGACTCTGTGGAGACATCGGTGCATCAGAGCTACTCCTATGTTCATTCTGAAATGGAG ATGTCTGATCTGAAGTCTGACATGAACATGTCAACAGCTCACAGCAAAGTTAGCTCGTTAGCCTCCTCTCTGCGTCGACGACTGTCTGCTTTTCCCATAAAG ACAGGAGCTGAGGCGGTTGACTTTGACGAGGCTGTTCCGATGTACCGCTTGGTGCTGGCAGGAGATGCAGGATCTGGAAAATCAAGTTTCTTACTGCGTCTGAGTCTTAATGAGTTCAGAGGAGACATGCAGACCACGCTTG GGGTTGATTTTCAAATGAAGAAGATGCTTGTGGATGGAGAGAAGACGAACCTTCAGATCTGGGACACCGCAGGACAGGAAAG ATTCCGAAGCATTGCTCGATCTTACTTCCGCAAAGCCCATGGAGTGTTGTTGCTTTATGATGTCACATCGGAGAGCAGCTTCATAAATGTTCGAGAGTGGATGGAACAGATCCAG GAGTCCACAGAAAAGAGCATGCCCTTGTGTGTGGTTGGGAACAAGGTGGACCTGAGGGCTGAGAGACCTCAGGGCACCTGCGTGAGTTCGGCCCACGGAGAGAAACTGGCCATG ACGTACAATGCCTTGTTCTGTGAGACAAGTGCCAAGGAAGGTACCAATGTAGTGGAGGCAGTTTTGCATTTAGCACG AGAGGTAAAGAATCGTGCCAAGTCAAGACGGCCGTCCGAGTCCCACATCAGACTGAGTCTGAGCAGTGGAAAGAAGGCACTGAGTACCTGCTGTGGAGTGTAA
- the serf2a gene encoding small EDRK-rich factor 2, with protein sequence MTRGNQRELARQRNAKKHTDVNKGKRDDDGLSAAARKQRDAEIMQQKQKKANEKAESKPK encoded by the exons ATGACAA GGGGAAATCAGCGTGAACTTGCCCGTCAGAGAAATGCAAAGAAGCACACCGACGTCAACAAGGGCAAGAGAGATGATGATGGGTTGTCTGCTGCTGCTAGGAAGCAAAG GGATGCAGAGATAATGCAACAGAAGCAAAAAAAGGCTAATGAAAAAGCAGAATCAAAACCCAAGTAG